The window tatatatatatatatatatatatatatatatatatatatattcgcagATATTTTCAGGGCCCTTATTCACCTTGTACCAGAAAGCATTAACTGCATGAGGAAATCTGATTCGCAGATGGACAAGTAGAAAGTAGAAACTTCAGTATCAAGATTTCTTGAAATGCATGGTAGATTTAAAGAACATGTAGGGGCTACGCTTTTATTCGATCTTAAAATGAATACGTAATAACAACACAATCAAGAACTTTCAAAACTCAAAGAGAATACGAGGATTATGTTTAAGAATTTTTTTATCTTCCCCATTATATATAATTAGATTCTAATTCTTTTCAACGAAAGAAGTATTATgtttaagaattttttttttatctttggtGTTTAGTTCCGTAGTATTTACTTGTACAGTATAAATGATGTATTATTCTTTTTCTTTAGTTCCAACTAGCTAAGCCACATTGGTCTTTAAATGACTCTATTCTTTCATTCCAAAACCTCACACCTTTCATTCTTGCAATACTCATAACAGGAGTTTGAAAATGAACGGAAAGGAGGGCAGTTTTGGAATCAAAATCTCGTCCAATGAAGGTAAACTTCCAGAAACCAGAAACAAATTCAAAGTTTGGATGTATAAGATATGGGAATTTGCTAAAGAAGACATTAACAGAGTTACATTCTCTTTAAAAGTTGGGCTTGCTGTTCTCCTTGTGTCTTTACTCATACTATTCCAAGCACCTTATCAAGTCTTCAGCACCAGCATTATCTGGTCCATCCTCACAGTCGCCATCATGTTTGAATATACTGTTGGTATGTACGTATTAATTATCTGAGGAAATCGTAAAACTTCATCTAAAAACTAATGAAAATATATGTTATATTACAACTATTTACAAGATAACTTTCTTGTGCATGCATGACTTGCTTATAAATTGTTGAAGGTGCAACATTTCACAAAGGATTCAACCGTGTCCTCGGAAGCTTGTTTGCTGGAGTCTTAGCCATTGCTATTGCTGAATTAGCTCTGATGAGTGGTCCAGTTGCTGAACCCATTATTATAGGCATCAGTATATTCATCATAGGTAACTTAATAAACAAAATaacgtattatatatatatatatatatatatatatatatatatatatatatatatatatatatatatatatatatatatatatatatatatatatatatatatatatgatataattaGTTTTATGCATGCATGTTGACAGGGAGTGTAACCTCATTCATGAAGTTATGGCCAACCTTTGTGCCATATGAATATGGATTTCGAGTTATACTATTTACATACTGCTTGATCATAGTTTCGGGGTATCGATCAGGGAATCCAATTAGAACATCGATTGAACGACTTTACTCAATCGCTATTGGTGCAATTATAGCAATAGCAGTGAACACTTTGATTTTCCCTATATGGGCTGGTGAGCAGTTGCACAAGGAACTTGTCAAAAGCTTCAATTCAGTAGCAGATTCACTTGAAGGTAACTTTTATCTTTTAACATCTCTACATCTTACGCTCCTAGCTATTCTATATATGAAGAATTGCTAAAAGCTTAGATTTTGGCTATAACTTCAGAATGTGTGAATAAGTACTTAAGCAATGATGGATCAGATCATTCAGAGTTCACCAATACTCTCATGGACGAATTCCCAGACGAGCCTCAATACAAAAAATGCCGATCTACACTGAACTCATCAGCTAAACTCGAGTCATTGGTGATATATACTACTATTAtgctttgtttttttattttatttttgaaatttcgTTTTTCTCTCCCATGCATGCATGTGATCTTAATTAACAGATTAATTTGGTGTTTTGGtggtgaataattaattattaggCTCTTTCGGCTAAATGGGAGCCACCACATGGCAGGTTCCGGCACTTGTTCTATCCATGGAGTGAATATGTCAAAGTTGGCGCTGTCTTACGATATTGTGCATATGAGGTCATGGCACTTCATGGCGTTCTTCACTCAGAAATTCAGGTTCTTTTTGAGTAGTCGACTTTTTGAACCATTTAATTACTTGTCTTCTCTTTCTATTTTTCCTAGGTATATAGGCGTATAGGTTGTAAAAGAGATGGAATAAAGAAGTGTACCTAATTTGTTCTTTTGATTGTTGTTTTATATAGGCACCGTATAATTTAAGATCCATATTCGAAACAGAGATATCAGAAGCAACAAACAAGGCTGCAGATTTGATAAGATGTCTGGGAAAAGATATATGTGACATGAAGCAGACCATTAAATCTACTCTAGTGAGAAGCGTACGCAGCTCGTCTGAAAGACTCCAAAGAGCAATAGAAACACATGCGTATCTTCTTGCATCTAGTTATCAACTTTCTGATCATAACTCATCAATCCCACTCCCTATCAATGGTTTCTCAAAGTCAAACCAACTGGCTGAGTTTAAAAGAGAGAATGAAGAAGAAGGTGAGATGAACTCCCAAAGGATACTCTCAGTCTCATGGGAGAGCACTGCAGCACTGTCACTTGCTACTTTTACTTCACTGTTAATAGAGTTTGTGGCTCGCCTTGATCATTTGGTTGAAGCTGTCCACCACCTTTCCCAGATGGCCAAATTCCAACATGAGAGTTTATAAAGAAGAAAAATACCGGGGTTTTCATGCCCATCATAAAATAAAGTACCatgaaatttaatatatatatatatatatatatatatatatatatatatatatatatatatatatatatatatatatatatatatatatatatatatatatatatatatatatatagaggtttaggttattctattttaactaattattgtgcggatatcgtatgctatgagaatgataaagaaaatatgttttttgataatataaatacgttcaatcttacataaggACATAATGCATTGAGCTCTATAGAGTTTAATGGAATGTCATATCATCTTTTACTATTCCATACAACTATATTCATTTTTATCCCACAATGTATTAAACTCTACAAGTTCAATAAAACATATTAAAAAGtatttatttaaagatttaaatattttccttttacccattgaagagttcaatttCAATTCAATGGCCATTGAACTCAAAATCTATTGAATGCCAAGACGACATTTCACAATGATGGAGTTGTATACATTGAATGACAAGTATGCATGACATCTCATTCAACTCTTCCATTAAACTTCCCATTGTGGATGCTctaactattgtcattaacacacattctcactaattaaatcgtctataatggtattaattatacacttattattattcttatttctgtcagaatgtttattgggtcgtattctgtcaaaatgaaaatgagtgaaaaacgatatgtgagaacaaaaataaataataattagcgagaatgtatgaaaatgacgatatttttgtaaggttgaacgtattcgtaTTGCTAAACAACTATATTCTCTTAGTAACTCTCATAGCATACGACATCCGCACAAAAAAAGATAAAATGGCATTTTAGAAGTTATAAAGATGAACCCATCGTACAAAAGTTGGGTTTTTGTCCATGGTTTCTACAATCATTTGGCTTGTTATTGGAATATGGGCATCATGATGTTTGTGACAAAATATATTATGAAAAGTTGGAAACAACGAATaggaaacaaaaagaaaaaataatttcTTTTCTACCAAATATAATCAAATAAGCACACACTACAAGAATTAAGAGTATTAGTGGCGATATCAAGTCGGACACAATTGTTGTCGTCGTTAATCAAGTAGTAATCTGTGTGTTTTAGTAACCCTAGTTGTTCAATATATAAGTAGATCCAGTGGTTAGGAGACTATCTTGTACAACACCAATGTTAAGGTATGAAGTTTTGTCCAACATGGAACACTTATAATCAAATGTAGCACTTGGATGGAACACTTAGAATCGATTGGAACACTTGGATGGAACACTTAGAATCAAGTGGAGCACTTGGAGGAACATGGAGCACTTGGAGGAACATGGATCACCTGGAGTTGTAATGGAGCACTTGGAGGTGGAATGAAGCATCAGGATCAATGTGGAGCACTTGAAGTTGTAGTGTAGCATCAGTGATGCACCAAGCAGCATGATGCGCCACCTTGTGCACAAGGTGCGCCATCCATGCACAAGGTGCGCCACCTTGGTGCTTTATGCTTCACTATTACATGCTTTGATGTGTTTTGGGAGTGTTGAAGTGTTGATGATGAACAAAGAAGCATGGATGAGCTACTCAAGTTAAAGATGTGTCATTCATAAGGATGGTGTTCCATCATGGAGCATGATGTGCCATTTATGAAGAAGGTGCACCATCATGGCTCCTGATATGCCACTTAGGTGTCAGGTTCACTAGGATGCTCAAGATTGTTCAATGTTTCTCAGAAGGATGAAGATGTTCAAGGAGGATTCTCCACATAGTTGATGCGCCTTCttgatgttggaatagtgtctaaggctgcaactatattaggcaagtatttgacccgattgtgcatggtcctttgggttgccttcaccatagcaacttgataggatgatttattatgagagaataaatattattaatatattatgagaataatataaggaataataatattgttatttgattaatataagtcataaattaattagtattaatttggtgacttaaagagattaattaaataagagggtataaactgtcaattgtttgatagttacactttagactgtaaatccttattggatgaagggtggacggattctagggctagggatagcctcaaatcgtccaatgcttatctaaggaaaggatttagattgctttaaggaaagattatccaactaggatttaaggtgaaacccttaaggagtctacaagtataaatagatcccttgagcaagggaaatcggcatctcatctaAAGTAGAGTAACCCTGGCCAGATttcttcctaacctctctctcaaatcatcctccttgctagttggtgtttgtaagccattagaggagtgacaattgtgactctagagctccaagacaacaagatcaaacaagagattcaaaggtaaacttctagatctgattttgtattgttcttatacctaattagtcattagaagtcttggattcaaagcatgtttaattagaaagcctagatccaagcattagggttttgcatgtgcacataggaaagttcttatggctaaaacccatcaggtgcGCCATGGTGACTCATGATGCACCATCATGTATTTGGTTGATGCTCATGAGGTTAAAGGTTCTAAAATCATCTGCATGACACTATATGATTGGTTGGAAACTAGGGCATCCCCTAAATGGGCGAATTATGGATGGTCTTGGTCcaccagaattagggttttccatgtTTGCCTATAAATAGGCTCATATCTCTATCATTGTAAAATTGCTAGATTTCTGTGAGAGCTCAAAATGAGATACAATTTTGAGTGCTTGTAATAGTTCCTGAAAGTTAATAAAATCctctttctctatctctctctctctctccttctccctctctctctctctctctctctctctctctctctctctttctctcacacacacacattctctctctctctctctctctctctctctctctctctctctctctctctctctctctctctctctttcatcCATGAATGTAGGTCAACTTGACCAAACCACGTAAAATATTGTGTAACAttccaaatttcgagtccaaattttttttttttaaaaaacatcaCTAATTTAGAGGttaagtcattcaaacatacaaaaaggGTTTATATGAGAAATCATAGTTTCATTTCTAAAACACCTGTTTAATAGAGTAAACATCTCAGGCTACCTTgccatggtgtgtgcactgcaaccctcCCAAGCTCCTCTTCCGAAAActgaatacctgaaaccaaaactgaaaaccgtaagtacgaagcttagtgagttccccaacctaccacataccatacatatctactgatccatacatgccatacataacacTAAGCATATAACCACATACTGGGCTCCCGCCCTCTACATTGGTCCTTGCCCGCTATTGGACCCCATCCGCTACCAGAccctgcctggcttcgagccccgctcggcgtACATATCTGTTTTCCTTAGGCCCTGCCtgtctccgggccccgcccgctaacatatactagcatacaatcatatcacaacacataactaACATACTCTACCAGATTACtgtactaaggcctcgcctatcctggtcctcgcccctgtcctgctactgacGAGtcgtggaaccccgtccacactcctactgacagtgagatacgggcccaatcCACTCTCACTCTTTTCCTAACTTGGGGCTTGCCGCTGCTCTACTACTAACGCGGTATGGAACACCGTCCTCActttgctattggtgagatacgggacctctcccacactcacctccctaccaggcacatacatgtatcacacagacaacaagtataactatcatacaaaccattccttgggcactcgcccgctaacattggaccttagtcccgaatgtcatactagcatattgtgcctagggctaacccccgggccttcctactcataactacatgggtcggcattgtggccgtagacccattcacacaaaaggaaactcacctgcactgctgactttgttgataaccctctggctgctgaccgaccactctctgaaccgctgctccactagctccccgagctactaatatcataacacttagttccaaactaaactctagaagtcaaactaagtcaactctggtcaaagtcaaagtcctggtcaaagtcaaccttccagttgactcgactcgccgagtcaactcataGAATCGCCGAGTTCTTAAACTCAGAAACTCTCAAAatatgactcaactcgccgagtcaccccaagactcgtcgagttcaacgatctctgagtctcatcctgtccaactcgctgagtcaccactcaactcactgatctgtgacttaaccagaaaaggttgaggttctacgaccagactcgccgagtccaaggaaatcttcaacaaacttgccgagttgttcttccaacttgttgagtccatgctcatgttcataaaactcgtcgagtacacccatgtgactcgccgagtctcttcagatctcaatccatacagtggcttttcgagccatacaggggctccaatccatagatccactcttttatagtctatcccccacgtaaagttgcaaactttacatgaaacccaggagctaaaggcccaaaacactctagggctagggtttaagataaaggggc of the Lactuca sativa cultivar Salinas chromosome 6, Lsat_Salinas_v11, whole genome shotgun sequence genome contains:
- the LOC111918817 gene encoding aluminum-activated malate transporter 9 isoform X2; amino-acid sequence: MNGKEGSFGIKISSNEVGLAVLLVSLLILFQAPYQVFSTSIIWSILTVAIMFEYTVGATFHKGFNRVLGSLFAGVLAIAIAELALMSGPVAEPIIIGISIFIIGSVTSFMKLWPTFVPYEYGFRVILFTYCLIIVSGYRSGNPIRTSIERLYSIAIGAIIAIAVNTLIFPIWAGEQLHKELVKSFNSVADSLEECVNKYLSNDGSDHSEFTNTLMDEFPDEPQYKKCRSTLNSSAKLESLALSAKWEPPHGRFRHLFYPWSEYVKVGAVLRYCAYEVMALHGVLHSEIQAPYNLRSIFETEISEATNKAADLIRCLGKDICDMKQTIKSTLVRSVRSSSERLQRAIETHAYLLASSYQLSDHNSSIPLPINGFSKSNQLAEFKRENEEEGEMNSQRILSVSWESTAALSLATFTSLLIEFVARLDHLVEAVHHLSQMAKFQHESL
- the LOC111918817 gene encoding aluminum-activated malate transporter 9 isoform X1, coding for MNGKEGSFGIKISSNEGKLPETRNKFKVWMYKIWEFAKEDINRVTFSLKVGLAVLLVSLLILFQAPYQVFSTSIIWSILTVAIMFEYTVGATFHKGFNRVLGSLFAGVLAIAIAELALMSGPVAEPIIIGISIFIIGSVTSFMKLWPTFVPYEYGFRVILFTYCLIIVSGYRSGNPIRTSIERLYSIAIGAIIAIAVNTLIFPIWAGEQLHKELVKSFNSVADSLEECVNKYLSNDGSDHSEFTNTLMDEFPDEPQYKKCRSTLNSSAKLESLALSAKWEPPHGRFRHLFYPWSEYVKVGAVLRYCAYEVMALHGVLHSEIQAPYNLRSIFETEISEATNKAADLIRCLGKDICDMKQTIKSTLVRSVRSSSERLQRAIETHAYLLASSYQLSDHNSSIPLPINGFSKSNQLAEFKRENEEEGEMNSQRILSVSWESTAALSLATFTSLLIEFVARLDHLVEAVHHLSQMAKFQHESL